In the genome of Pempheris klunzingeri isolate RE-2024b chromosome 11, fPemKlu1.hap1, whole genome shotgun sequence, one region contains:
- the LOC139209624 gene encoding lysophosphatidic acid receptor 6, with the protein MNVTDADCSIPSAEYQYYLFPAAYILALVVGLPGNLAALFVFTFRTTPRTAFSVYISNLVLADIVILCTLPFRIHYHLNRNNWVFGDVTCRVTGILFYANIYISICFMTCICVDRYVATVHPHTYLRLQSSWCSLVVSVVLWCIVGVSMLVFILLGPLKTNADESGGHSCFENFAKNEWDTRLAAYSLLCLIFGSLLPSTIILVCYPLAARRISMIKTKTAQKAVRVIYTILAITLFCFLPNHVVYLLHLLRRMGVIQSCSSANAIYNARRVTMALVTLNTCLDPILYYVTTSHCKWKPAKMLGLWGRVRRRRGVYTIAVS; encoded by the coding sequence ATGAACGTGACAGACGCAGACTGCAGTATCCCTTCAGCAGAGTACCAGTACTACCTTTTCCCAGCAGCCTACATCCTAGCTTTAGTCGTAGGTCTGCCGGGAAACCTGGCTGCCCTCTTCGTCTTCACGTTCAGGACCACCCCCCGCACAGCCTTCAGTGTGTACATCAGCAATCTGGTTCTGGCGGACATCGTCATCCTCTGCACTCTCCCCTTCAGGATCCACTACCACCTCAACAGAAACAACTGGGTGTTTGGAGACGTCACCTGCCGTGTGACCGGGATCCTGTTCTACGCCAACATCTACATAAGCATCTGCTTCATGACTTGTATCTGCGTGGATCGCTACGTGGCCACCGTACACCCGCACACCTATCTGAGGCTGCAGAGCTCCTGGTGCTCTCTGGTTGTGAGTGTGGTGCTCTGGTGTATAGTCGGAGTGAGCATGCTGGTCTTCATCCTCCTGGGACCTCTGAAGACCAATGCAGATGAATCCGGAGGCCACAGCTGCTTTGAGAATTTCGCCAAGAATGAGTGGGACACGCGTTTGGCGGCGTACAGCCTGCTGTGCCTGATCTTTGGTTCCCTGCTGCCCTCCACGATCATCCTGGTATGCTACCCGCTGGCTGCCAGGCGCATTTCCATGATAAAGACTAAAACGGCCCAAAAAGCCGTGAGAGTCATTTACACCATCCTGGCTATAACTCTGTTCTGCTTCCTGCCCAACCATGTGGTGTACCTGCTGCACCTCCTTCGGCGCATGGGGGTCATCCAGAGCTGCTCCTCAGCCAACGCCATCTACAACGCCAGGCGGGTCACCATGGCGCTCGTCACTCTAAACACGTGTCTGGACCCTATACTTTACTACGTCACCACCAGCCACTGCAAATGGAAGCCTGCAAAGATGTTGGGACTGTGGGGAagagtcaggaggaggaggggtgttTATACCATCGCGGTGAGCTGA
- the ints11 gene encoding integrator complex subunit 11, producing the protein MPEIKVTPLGAGQDVGRSCILVSIGGKNIMLDCGMHMGYNDDRRFPDFSYITQNGRLTEFLDCVIISHFHLDHCGALPFMSEMVGYDGPIYMTHPTKAICPILLEDFRKITVDKKGETNFFTSQMIKDCMKKVVPLNLHQTVQVDDELEIKAYYAGHVLGAAMVHIKVGSESVVYTGDYNMTPDRHLGAAWIDKCRPDILISESTYATTIRDSKRCRERDFLKKVHESIERGGKVLIPVFALGRAQELCILLETFWERMNLKAPIYFSTGLTEKANHYYKLFITWTNQKIRKTFVQRNMFEFKHIKPFDRSYADNPGPMVVFATPGMLHAGQSLQIFKKWAGNEKNMVIMPGYCVQGTIGHKILNGQRKLEMEGRSTLDVKLQVEYMSFSAHADAKGIMQLIRMAEPRNMLLVHGEAVKMEFLKGKIEQEFSIDCYMPANGETVTVTTNPSVPVDISLNLLKREMALGGPLPDPKKPRTMHGTLIMKENSLKLVSSEQALKELGLNEHQLRFTCRVQLQDPHSDPDTLHRIYTHLKSVLKGYTIQHLPDGTVMVESIVIKVSSSAEDTNTKVLLLSWSYQDEDLGSFLSTLLKKGLPSGLC; encoded by the exons ATGCCTGAAATAAAAGTAACGCCACTGG GTGCTGGACAGGATGTTGGCCGCAGCTGCATCCTCGTCTCCATTGGAGGCAAAAACATAATGCTCGACTGTGGGATGCACATGGGATACAATGATGAT AGACGTTTCCCAGATTTTTCTTATATAACCCAGAATGGTCGTCTGACAGAGTTTTTGGACTGCGTGATCATCAG CCATTTCCACTTGGACCACTGCGGCGCTCTGCCCTTCATGAGTGAGATGGTGGGTTACGATGGACCCATCTACATGACCCATCCCACCAAGGCTATCTGTCCCATTTTGCTGGAAGACTTCCGGAAGATCACCGTCGATAAAAAGGGAGAAACCAACTTCTTCACCTCGCAGATGATCAAGGACTGCATGAAGAAAGTTGTGCCTTTGAACCTCCACCAAACTGTCCAG GTGGATGATGAGCTGGAGATCAAGGCCTACTACGCAGGCCATGTCCTGGGAGCTGCCATGGTGCACATCAAAGTGGGATCAGAGTCGGTGGTCTACACT ggAGACTATAACATGACACCAGACAGGCATTTAGG TGCTGCATGGATCGATAAGTGCCGCCCAGACATCCTCATCTCAGAGTCTACGTATGCCACCACCATCCGTGACTcaaagagatgcagagagagggaCTTTCTGAAGAAAGTGCATGAAAGCatagagagaggaggaaag GTTCTCATTCCAGTTTTTGCCCTCGGCAGAGCACAAGAACTCTGTATCCTGCTGGAAACATTTTG GGAGAGAATGAACCTAAAGGCCCCAATCTACTTTTCCACTGGACTGACGGAGAAAGCAAATCACTATTACAAGCTTTTCATAACATGGACCAACCAGAAGATTCGAAAAACCTTTGTGCAGAGAAACATGTTTGAATTTAAGCACATCAAGCCGTTTGATCGCTCCTACGCTGATAATCCTGGCCCTATG GTGGTGTTCGCCACGCCAGGTATGCTGCACGCTGGTCAGTCTTTGCAGATATTCAAGAAATGGGCTGGCAATGAGAAGAACATG GTAATCATGCCAGGGTATTGTGTACAAGGAACAATCGGTCACAAGATCCTAAATGGGCAGAGGAAACTGGAGATGGAAGGGAGATCAACA CTGGATGTGAAGCTACAGGTGGAGTACATGTCCTTCAGCGCCCATGCAGATGCCAAAGGCATCATGCAGCTCATTCGTATGGCAGAGCCTCGAAACATGCTGCTGGTACACGGCGAGGCTGTGAAAATGGAGTTCCTCAAGGGCAAGATCGAACAGGAGTTCA GCATAGATTGCTACATGCCAGCTAACGGAGAGACGGTGACTGTGACAACTAATCCCAGTGTGCCTGTGGACATCTCGCTCAACCTACTCAAAAGGGAGATGGCTCTCGGAG GGCCTCTTCCTGATCCCAAAAAACCTCGCACCATGCATGGAACCCTGAtcatgaaagaaaat AGTCTGAAGCTGGTGTCGTCAGAGCAGGCCCTGAAGGAGCTGGGCCTCAACGAACATCAGTTACGCTTCACCTGCCGCGTGCAGCTCCAGGACCCGCACAGCGACCCCGACACACTTCACAGGATCTACACACACCTGAAGAG TGTGTTAAAAGGTTACACCATCCAGCACCTCCCCGATGGCACAGTCATGGTGGAGTCTATCGTCATCAAAGTCTCCTCCTCCGCTGAAGACACCAACACTAAGGTCCTGCTACTGTCCTGGAGTTATCAG gaTGAGGACCTGGGGAGCTTCCTTTCAACTCTGCTGAAAAAAGGGCTCCCATCTGGACTGTGCTGA
- the ddx19a gene encoding ATP-dependent RNA helicase DDX19A, whose product MSEDSWAVAVDVQEATTPSLQVMPERSENGGWRRDVDKVDLAEQSLLNKLIRRSLVRNRNQVEVLQRDPTSPLYSVKTFEELRLKPELLKGVYNMGFNRPSRIQENALPMMLAQPPQNLIAQSQSGTGKTAAFSLAMLSHVNPANKWTQCLCISPTYELALQIGQVIEQMGKFCPDVKLAYGIRGNRMERGIKLQEQIVIGTPGTILDWCTKYKLIDPKKITMFVLDEADVMIATQGHRDQSIRIHRQLTKDCQMLLFSATFEDSVWKFAEQVVPDPNIIRLKREEETLDTIKQFYVLCKEKEDKFTALCNLYGSLTIAQAMIFCHTRKIAAWLTANLTKDGHQVALLSGEMTVEQRAAVIDRFRNGKEKVLVTTNVCSRGIDVEQVSLVVNFDLPVDMDGNADNETYLHRIGRTGRFGRRGFAVNMVDSKHSMDIINQIEMHFNRRITKLDTSNLEEMESLMS is encoded by the exons atgtctgaGGACTCGTGGGCGGTTGCAGTCGACGTTCAAGAAGCCACAACTCCATCCCTACAGGTAA TGCCAGAGAGGTCTGAAAATGGAGGTTGGAGAAGAGACGTGGACAAAGTGGACCTGGCTGAGCAGTCCCTGCTGAACAAACTGATCCGCCGCTCTCTGGTGCGGAACAGAAACCAGGTGGAGGTCCTGCAGCGGGACCCCACCTCTCCCCTCTACTCTGTGAAGACATTTGAGGAGCTCAGGCT GAAACCGGAGCTGCTGAAGGGTGTGTACAACATGGGTTTCAACAGGCCATCCAGGATCCAGGAGAATGCCTTACCCATGATGCTGGCACAGCC ACCTCAGAATCTGATCGCCCAATCACAGTCAGGCACAGGTaaaactgctgctttttctctggCCATGCTCAGCCATGTAAACCCAGCCAATAAGTGGACTCAG TGCCTTTGCATCTCGCCAACATACGAGCTTGCTCTCCAGATTGGTCAAGTAATCGAGCAAATGGGCAAATTTTGTCCTGATGTGAAACTGGCGTACGGCATTCGGGGGAACAGAA TGGAGCGAGGCATTAAGTTGCAGGAGCAGATTGTCATCGGAACACCGGGCACAATCCTCGACTGGTGCACCAAGTACAAGCTCATTGACCCCAAGAAGATCACTATGTTCGTGCTGGACGAGGCTGACGTGATGATCGCCACACAGGGTCACCGGGACCAGAGCATACGCATCCATAG GCAGCTGACAAAGGACTGTCAGATGCTCCTTTTCTCCGCAACCTTTGAGGACTCCGTGTGGAAGTTTGCAGAGCAGGTGGTTCCAGACCCCAATATCATCCGGCTGAAGCGCGAAGAGGAGACGTTGGACACCATCAAGCAGTTCTACGTGCTCTGTaaggagaaggaggacaagTTCACTGCACTCTGTAATCTGTATGGCAGCCTAACCATTGCACAGGCTATGATCTTCTGCCAT ACTCGCAAGATAGCTGCTTGGCTGACGGCAAACCTGACCAAAGAcggccaccaggtggcgctgctGAGCGGGGAAATGACCGTGGAGCAGAGAGCCGCCGTCATCGATCGCTTCAGGAATGGCAAGGAGAAGGTGCTCGTGACCACAAACGTGTGCTCCAGAG GTATCGACGTGGAACAGGTGTCACTTGTGGTCAACTTTGACCTCCCGGTGGACATGGACGGGAATGCCGACAACGAGACATACCTTCACCGCATCGGCCGCACGGGACGCTTCGGCCGAAGAGGATTTGCCGTCAATATGGttgacagcaaacacagcatGGACATCATCAACCAAATTGAGATGCACTTCA ACCGAAGAATCACCAAGCTCGACACAAGCAATCTCGAGGAAATGGAAAGCCTGATGAGCTGA
- the ubxn10 gene encoding UBX domain-containing protein 10 has protein sequence MHLTRPKSSKGRSRPAVNTSPRTGDPDSTQGPPTSPHSPVYGRDIRSQSQPMVWQAGQLSRDEVLQMLQRPPAAPPQSLNKYKVLPSIGGRRSEGGARRGLDDVMCELSLCDDAQRHRHGGSDPPTGQAVIQSNAHLRVRPKPPDPGPMATTGSLLLAIRAPCGSRFEQHFEPTDTLLAVRASAELRFGATYGDAAIETMDVPRRTLADMEMTLAQCGILNRSVLCISQKDPELT, from the coding sequence ATGCATTTAACGAGGCCAAAGTCCTCCAAAGGACGAAGCAGACCTGCCGTGAACACCTCCCCACGCACAGGCGACCCAGACAGCACCCAGGGCCCCCCCACGTCCCCACATTCCCCCGTGTACGGCAGAGACATCCGCTCCCAGTCCCAGCCCATGGTGTGGCAGGCCGGCCAGCTGAGCCGGGACGAGGTCCTGCAGATGCTGCAGCGCCCCCCCGCTGCTCCGCCGCAGTCATTAAACAAGTACAAGGTGCTCCCATCCATCGGGGGGAGGCGGTCGGAGGGGGGTGCTAGGAGAGGCCTGGACGACGTGATGTGCGAGCTCAGCCTGTGCGACGATGCTCAAAGGCACAGGCACGGGGGGTCAGATCCCCCCACGGGGCAGGCTGTGATCCAGAGCAACGCGCACCTCAGGGTCCGGCCCAAGCCCCCCGACCCAGGGCCGATGGCGACCACTGGCAGCCTGCTCCTGGCGATCCGAGCGCCGTGTGGCAGCAGGTTTGAGCAGCACTTCGAGCCCACAGACACTCTGCTGGCGGTGAGAGCCAGCGCAGAGCTCAGGTTTGGAGCCACGTACGGAGACGCTGCCATTGAGACCATGGACGTGCCCCGCAGGACCCTGGCAGACATGGAGATGACTTTGGCCCAGTGCGGCATCTTGAACAGATCGGTGCTGTGCATCTCCCAGAAAGACCCTGAACTGACGTGA
- the LOC139210253 gene encoding PHD and RING finger domain-containing protein 1-like, which translates to MDCLTPSLNTCPEGDWICSECAVSPQPTDSSVVEEEISDGELTDLLAEVDETASTSSRLRPSTVNCPGSSTERRHSQRIRIRSRTSRSHDPRPQTSWHVPKYLLRASKPSARTEEAAARHRSDISNTSVIKDKRKKEECSLSS; encoded by the exons ATGGACTGCTTGACGCCATCATTAAACACATGCCCTGAAGGTGACTGGATTTGTTCTGAGTGTGCGGTCAGTCCTCAGCCTACAG ACAGCTccgtggtggaggaggagatcaGTGATGGAGAACTAACGGACCTCCTAGCTGAAGTCGATGAAACTGCATCTACCAGCAGTCGCCTTCGGCCCTCCACCGTAAATTGTCCCGGCAGCTCCACTGAACGACGACACAGCCagaggatcaggatcaggagcAGAACCAGCAGGAGTCATGATCCTCGCCCCCAAACTTCCTGG CATGTACCTAAATACCTCTTGCGGGCATCAAAGCCTTCCGCCAGAACAGAAGAAGCAGCTGCACGTCATCGCAGTGACATCAGCAACACTTCAGTCA TcaaagacaagagaaagaaggaagagtGCAGCTTGAGCTCCTGA
- the cptp gene encoding ceramide-1-phosphate transfer protein has product MADSVASEDQKFCLQEVLDTFKLCLSENKEVYLPHYVAGWRGLVKFLNSLGSVFGFISKDAVNKVKILVAYLDGENGSQYATIQSMVKYELENELVDLTKRGSHPESGCRTLLRLHRALRWLELFLERLRTSTEDSKTSVMCAEAYNESLAQHHPWVIRKAAGMAFCVLPGRPAFFEVMNVGPPEQVVAILGEAVPLISEVYQVTEELYAQQNLLDLP; this is encoded by the exons ATGGCTGATTCAGTGGCTTCAGAAGATCAGAAATTCTGCTTACAGGAGGTGCTCGACACTTTCAAGCTGTGTTTGTCggaaaataaagaagtctatCTGCCACACTATGTCGCTGGGTGGCGTGGTCTTGTCAA GTTTCTGAACAGCTTGGGGAGTGTTTTTGGCTTCATTTCCAAGGATGCAGTCAACAAGGTCAAGATCCTTGTGGCCTACCTGGATGGTGAGAACGGGTCTCAGTATGCCACCATCCAGTCGATGGTCAAATACGAGCTGGAGAACGAACTAGTGGACCTGACCAAGAGAGGCAGCCACCCAGAGTCCGGCTGCCGCACTCTGCTGAGGCTCCACCGTGCGCTGAGGTGGCTGGAGCTCTTCCTCGAGCGCCTCCGCACCAGCACAGAGGACAGCAAGACGTCCGTCATGTGTGCAGAAGCCTACAATGAGTCACTCGCCCAGCACCACCCTTGGGTGATCCGTAAGGCTGCAGGCATGGCGTTCTGCGTGCTCCCAGGGCGTCCCGCCTTCTTTGAAGTGATGAACGTAGGCCCCCCGGAGCAGGTCGTGGCCATTCTTGGCGAAGCTGTGCCTCTCATCTCTGAGGTGTACCAGGTCACAGAGGAACTGTACGCACAACAAAACCTGCTTGACTTACCATAG